GTATGTAAATTATTGTTATGGTTCGAATCTGCTATCATCGCTTTTCTGCAACAAACCTTTATCAAAAAGATAAATGGTTAAAGATTAACTAAAAGCTCAACATTCAAGAGGAAACTATCATACCTGACATGCCAAATAACGAAATCACTGTGACGGCACCTTCAAAATTGTCCTTGGACGCTAATACGGTTTTCAATGAAGGAGAGGGGCCCAATAACCGATTGACGGTAACTAGAGAGAGATGCATAAATCCATCCTTGATAGATTCATTTCTATCGTCATTACGACATGGGACCGATGATATGATTAAACAGAGAATGAGTACTTATGACAGAACCAATGGAGCTCGCAGATTTTCTGCTGGTAGATGCGATCAATTTTTGGCTAAGGAATTGTATCCAAATTGGTCGACAAGAGATCAAGTACTAGGATTCTGTGAGAATGAAATGAATCAGATGAAATCAGAACTATTACGAGAATATGGGGACGAAAGTTCAATGACCAAGAAATCACAGTTGgattcaagaattgatccatatgcttcaaaagatcaattacaagaacGTGACACTCATTTCGGTAAACTGACGAGGCTACAAACTTGGTTAGATAACCATAAGAAAGTGGAATCCATTGTGAGATCCAATAGTGACAGAGTTCTGAAGAATATTTGCGATGAAAATGCCAATTACCTTGAACAGTTTTGGAAATTTGGACAAGAGCATTGAGATGATGGAAGGAAAAAACTGAACGAAATTTGATGGAGAATTTATGACAAGCTTAAATATCATCACCGTTGGcattaccatcaccacTGAAGTACTGTATAGTTGAAGTTTCCGTTTGCCAAATAACTGTGTTGGTTGCGTGATCAAAGGTTCGTATAACCAGACCAAAAATTGCTTGATATTTGTTAAGCGATATATTTCATGCCAGCATGTGCTGACAAGGtgcctttgaaaaaattggaataacTTACAACACCTAGCATTTGACtataataaaaatatttaAAGGACAATTGAATCAGACCTATCAATATCAGATTTTACCATAATAACAATACCAAGAAGCTGATTCGCTTTCGTATCacttcaagaagaaaagaaaaaatatcatgAGTGAAGAAATACCTCTGCCAACTTTGGCAGAATATGGATTTTCAGAAAATACCGGTTTCTTACCAAAGGATTTACCAGCTACTAGCCTGTCGGATGCATACTATGGAAAGTGGGAAGCTATTGCCAATAATTTGCCATCATTGATTCTTACTagaaaaattagaaatgTTGTGGATCGCTTACCCATTTTAGATGTAAAACCAAGTTTATTGTCAAATATACGCGAACTGAGAAGAGCATATTCAGTACTCTGTTTTATTGCAAATGCTTATGTTTGGGGGATCGGTGAGACATGCGATACGATACCAGATGCCATCGCACAACCATTGTTAAGGATTTCTGAAGAGTTGGAAATTGCACCATTGGCAACATACGCATCCTTAgttctttggaatttcaaacCAGTTATTAATGATACGGATTTAGTTGACGATATATtggatttatcaaatttgaCGACGATTAATACCTTTACAGGTGGTTTAGACGAAAGTTGGTTTTATCTAGTAAGTGTGGTTTTTGAAAGGGAAGGTAGTTCATGTTTAGTTTCAGGTTTAAAAGCTATCCAAGCGGTTAGGGATAATGATTCAGGTACACTGATAGAACAGTTGGAAATTATTGCTCAAACTATTGACAAATTGGGGGATATTCTCATGAAGATGAACGAAATGTGTGATCCTCATATTTTTTACCACAGGATCAGACCTTTTTTGGCAGGTTGGAAAAATATGGAGGAGGTTGGTTTACCTCACGGTGTAAGATACGGATCTAATGGTGATTACAAGGTTTTTGCAGGTGGTTCTAATGCCCAGAGTTCATTGATTCAAGCAATAGATATCATTTTGGGCGTCGAACATTTTCCATATGGTAAGCAGAAGACTGATCAAGGTAAGACCATTTCTGCTGAAAGTAATCAAAACAACTTCCTCAAGGAAATGAGAGGGTACATGCCTCGTCACAGtacccaatttttgaatcaTCTGTCCTCTGTGAGTAACATTCGCGATTACGTTTTAAGCAATCCGAACAACGAGAGGGTTACGTTGGCGTACGATGCATGTGTGGCGATATTGAAATCATTCCGTGATAAGCATATCCAAATCGTTACTCGTTATGTTGTTTTACAAGCCAGAAAGAAAACATCTGGTTCCGAAACTCTCAAAACTGGATTGGCAATGACTCATGGTAAAAAGGAACAAAAGGGTACTGGCGGTACTGCTTTAATACCCTTTTTAAAGCAGTGTAGGGATGAGACTGGCAGTAGTGCTGCTTCTGAATGGGGGAAGAAAATCTTGAGCACTGCAGTCTTGAGGGTCAAGGATGATTCATCCATCCCAGGTATTCAAAAGAGATCAGGCCAGGAAGACTCTGAACAAGGGCGCAAGAGAGCCAAATTGGGACTTGGTAGTGATTTAAATGATGACTCCTTAGACGACAGTGGCGTTGGACGCACTGCTGGACACTGGTGATGGACAGTATACTCTTTACAAACAAGGTTATGCAATGGTACATGAttacaattttattatAAAAAAATAGCTCTATATGTTATTATAAGAGAAAATATACATTGGCGGCGTTTTTCTCCAGGGTTTAGTTATTGCCGTTTTTTTCATATACCTCTAATTAGTCTCGTCACTTCATCAACACCATCCTTATGAACGCTGCTTAATTTTTCCTTAACTGCATCGACGATGTCTTCAGCGTTGACCAAATCACCATCGTCATTGGCAAATTCCTGACCTAATCTCTTAACACGCAATTTGCCCTCCAAGTATTCTTCCTTACCAAGGATAACAGCCAAAGGTGCACCAGATTTCTCAGCAGATTCGAATTGTTTTCTTGGGTTTGCCTTAGATTTGTAAACATATTCAACTTCAATACCAGCATTCCACAACTGTTTGGCAACCTTCATTCTCTCAGGTAGGTAACCAGTCCAGTccttaccaccaccaaatgcCATGACAAACACTTGGGTGGCAGTAGGTTTAATGTCGGCGGAAGAAGTTCTCTGtttgatcaaagaaaagattctCTCAACACCAAAGGAAATACCAACACATGGGATTTGGTTAGATTTTCTACCAGAAGCTTGGGAGAACATGTTCACTAAATTGTCGTAACGACCACCTGCTGCGATGGATCCAACACCGACGTAGGCGGAAGCATCATCCTCAGATTTAGccttctttttcaattcagcAGCTTCTTCAGGAGGAGCAGATGCTGCAGTGACAGCTTCGTAAATTAGCCCAGTGTAGTAATCCAACCCTCTTGCTAGAGATAGATCGAAAGAGATGTAGGAATCAATACCGAATGCGTTGGTGAAGTTCATCAAAGTGGCAATCTCATCTAAACCTTGCTTTGCCAATTCATTCGAAGTTAGAACAGGATCCTTTGATAGGATAGAGTAAATTTCTTGCAAGGTACCATTCAATTTAACGTATTCACCAATTTTATCGGCGGTTTCTTCAGTTTGACCCTTCTCCGCGGTAATTTCCTTCTTGACAGTTTCCCAAGGAGTCTTGtccaatttatcaacaGCAGATGAAATCTTTCTcacatcttcatccttaaCACcagaaactttgaaaataCCATCTAAAATCTTTCTGTGGTTAAGTTTGatcttgaaatctttaataCCCAAACCTGTTAAACCTTCCACTAGGATGGAAAGACATTCAGCATCAGGAACCATAGATTCGTAGTTACCTGCTATATCAAAGTCACATTGGTAAAACTCTCTCATACGACCTTTGGTCATTGCCGGTTGATCTCTTCTGTAAACTTTAGCAATGTGGTATCTTTTAATAGTGGGGACGTTATTCATAGCAACATATCTGGCGAATGGAACGGTCAAATCGTAACGCAAGGAACACAATTCACCACCTTGATCTTTCAGATCATAAATCAATTTAGAATCCTCACCATACTTACCTGCCaagatttctttcaattcgAAAACAGGGGTATCGATAGTAACACCACCATGACGTTTGAAAAGGTTAGACAAAGTACCAAAGACGGCTTCTCTGATTACCATATCGGAATCAGCCCAGTCCTTGGTACCTTTTGGagtcttcaaagaaacttGAAGCTTGTTGCTCTTTGGAGCAGAAGCAGCATTAGTGGAAGCAGTATCCTGAGACATAGTGGTAAATAATCTACTCGGGAGCCTTTTCAGCAAACGATTGATCATAAATTAGGCAAAAATGCCAATAAAAACTGaatattgatgattttttttcacttctaGATGAGGTGAGTGATGCGATGAGTTTACCGTCCGCGATATGAGTAGAATCTTccaactgaaaaatttcatatCGTTAACTACGTGCCGATGAGATGGGCGGGAAATGATAAAGAACTGAAAATATTGAGTCAATACTCTAACCCATATTCATTGTGAGTATACTTGAAATATTCTCCATTTGTTTCTctattttttaaaatttttttgagAGAAATGTGCCTAATATTGGTAGGTATATGTTTGTATGCATATATGGTAATCTGAATATAATAATCCTCGAGGAATTATGAGAATGACGCCGCCATTGTTTCCCCAgtttatttttattcttatcGTATGCTATGTTTTTAACTTCGTGACATTTTCTATTTGAATATTTACTTAGATCTCTTGTCATATAAAGAATATATGCACAATTCAATTCGGCTCAATTCAACGCTTCTTATTACCAGATTCCTCGATTTTTTTAACAGTTTCATTGAAATTGGGAGTTGCTTCAAATTCGACGTTACCATTTGTAGAGACACTTGCGTAATTGAAATAATTCTTTGAGGGGTTCTGTGCTAATGAATCTGGTTTAGCCCATTGTTGTTCGACAGAGTTTCTATTGATTGGGCTTGCTGGTAGATAAACGTTGTAAGAGCTTTGTATTAGTAAAGTTCTAGGACCTTggattttcaaatacttAGTAGGACCATTGATAAGTCTAGAGTAAATTCTTCTAgtccaattccaaaatttgattcCGACCGCCTTTGAACTATCCCAAAATAATCTACCATCAAGTTCTCTGatactttcaaaaaatctcCCAGCTTCACTAGGTACTTTTCTAGTCATTTCTGGTGGAGGTGATAATTTCTGTTCTGTAATGGCATTGGTAATTTCACGTCTGTTGGCTCCGCTTACCGCAAGTAAGTGTTCTGATCGTATGATAATTTCGTCCTTGGCGTCTTTCAGATCCACAGTATACACTGATCCTGAACCACTCAGTAAAACGTTACCCCTTCCTTGAACAGTTTGAtatttagaagaaaaagctTGGCTTCTAAGTCTAATCAAAAATGGATTGGGTGGTT
The genomic region above belongs to Zygosaccharomyces rouxii strain CBS732 chromosome F complete sequence and contains:
- the MIX23 gene encoding Mix23p (similar to uniprot|P38162 Saccharomyces cerevisiae YBL107C Hypothetical ORF), whose translation is MPNNEITVTAPSKLSLDANTVFNEGEGPNNRLTVTRERCINPSLIDSFLSSLRHGTDDMIKQRMSTYDRTNGARRFSAGRCDQFLAKELYPNWSTRDQVLGFCENEMNQMKSELLREYGDESSMTKKSQLDSRIDPYASKDQLQERDTHFGKLTRLQTWLDNHKKVESIVRSNSDRVLKNICDENANYLEQFWKFGQEH
- the BNA2 gene encoding dioxygenase BNA2 (similar to uniprot|P47125 Saccharomyces cerevisiae YJR078W BNA2 Tryptophan 2 3-dioxygenase required for biosynthesis of nicotinic acid from tryptophan via kynurenine pathway), whose translation is MSEEIPLPTLAEYGFSENTGFLPKDLPATSLSDAYYGKWEAIANNLPSLILTRKIRNVVDRLPILDVKPSLLSNIRELRRAYSVLCFIANAYVWGIGETCDTIPDAIAQPLLRISEELEIAPLATYASLVLWNFKPVINDTDLVDDILDLSNLTTINTFTGGLDESWFYLVSVVFEREGSSCLVSGLKAIQAVRDNDSGTLIEQLEIIAQTIDKLGDILMKMNEMCDPHIFYHRIRPFLAGWKNMEEVGLPHGVRYGSNGDYKVFAGGSNAQSSLIQAIDIILGVEHFPYGKQKTDQGKTISAESNQNNFLKEMRGYMPRHSTQFLNHLSSVSNIRDYVLSNPNNERVTLAYDACVAILKSFRDKHIQIVTRYVVLQARKKTSGSETLKTGLAMTHGKKEQKGTGGTALIPFLKQCRDETGSSAASEWGKKILSTAVLRVKDDSSIPGIQKRSGQEDSEQGRKRAKLGLGSDLNDDSLDDSGVGRTAGHW
- the HTS1 gene encoding histidine--tRNA ligase (highly similar to uniprot|P07263 Saccharomyces cerevisiae YPR033C HTS1 Cytoplasmic and mitochondrial histidine tRNA synthetase encoded by a single nuclear gene that specifies two messages efficient mitochondrial localization requires both a presequence and an amino-terminal sequence); amino-acid sequence: MINRLLKRLPSRLFTTMSQDTASTNAASAPKSNKLQVSLKTPKGTKDWADSDMVIREAVFGTLSNLFKRHGGVTIDTPVFELKEILAGKYGEDSKLIYDLKDQGGELCSLRYDLTVPFARYVAMNNVPTIKRYHIAKVYRRDQPAMTKGRMREFYQCDFDIAGNYESMVPDAECLSILVEGLTGLGIKDFKIKLNHRKILDGIFKVSGVKDEDVRKISSAVDKLDKTPWETVKKEITAEKGQTEETADKIGEYVKLNGTLQEIYSILSKDPVLTSNELAKQGLDEIATLMNFTNAFGIDSYISFDLSLARGLDYYTGLIYEAVTAASAPPEEAAELKKKAKSEDDASAYVGVGSIAAGGRYDNLVNMFSQASGRKSNQIPCVGISFGVERIFSLIKQRTSSADIKPTATQVFVMAFGGGKDWTGYLPERMKVAKQLWNAGIEVEYVYKSKANPRKQFESAEKSGAPLAVILGKEEYLEGKLRVKRLGQEFANDDGDLVNAEDIVDAVKEKLSSVHKDGVDEVTRLIRGI
- the AIM24 gene encoding Aim24p (similar to uniprot|P47127 Saccharomyces cerevisiae YJR080C FMP26 The authentic non-tagged protein was localized to the mitochondria); this translates as MSIPKTFSQVSRRSISLVRPTATTLVPTEAELKTATQTNAEELFDDDDAKKPISTTKFQVLGQPATMASLIVPPSIPLYVRRGCLVSLHGAEKLSMNYEWVHFWSNLIHYRSIKPSIYHKLVSTSKFNALVAPNFLSNRIGPWLGLSSSPFRTLCLLNLNGSADWNVWGQDSVVAYENNSSLSVQPPNPFLIRLRSQAFSSKYQTVQGRGNVLLSGSGSVYTVDLKDAKDEIIIRSEHLLAVSGANRREITNAITEQKLSPPPEMTRKVPSEAGRFFESIRELDGRLFWDSSKAVGIKFWNWTRRIYSRLINGPTKYLKIQGPRTLLIQSSYNVYLPASPINRNSVEQQWAKPDSLAQNPSKNYFNYASVSTNGNVEFEATPNFNETVKKIEESGNKKR